A genomic region of Arvicola amphibius chromosome X, mArvAmp1.2, whole genome shotgun sequence contains the following coding sequences:
- the LOC119804444 gene encoding cancer/testis antigen 47A-like, which yields MSATGDQDPTRETRDDPVALEGEWLQEAAGGSEIGHESGLNGASATPAIEEMMAVHPRGMDNAGPERNQEEGGDRRESSDAEEDSDIEPVDEEGGEEEMENLRDREAVEDHRFPMAAFRFIFLDVIHAILNRVYYNDHASMGNPRENDGAIETPGPSASGHSSEVQVPSGPLPSTVTAAGYGCQAPYTAGRARSLPEIISTFPELEEPPDFEDEADHYLPEPHLCMREPAVGAAAKEQAGEEMAAQAATTEEPKREVIEQAMTSEGKETSSRGLDEEIGAGQRLGGRK from the coding sequence ATGTCTGCCACAGGGGATCAAGATCCAACCAGAGAGACCCGAGATGACCCGGTAGCCCTTGAGGGAGAGTGGCTACAAGAAGCTGCAGGGGGCAGCGAGATAGGCCACGAGTCCGGCCTCAATGGGGCCTCGGCCACTCCTGCCATTGAAGAGATGATGGCCGTTCATCCTAGGGGGATGGACAATGCTGGGCCTGAAAGAAACCAGGAAGAAGGGGGTGacaggagagagagctcagatgCTGAGGAAGACTCAGATATTGAACCTGTTGacgaggagggaggagaggaggagatggaaaatctaAGAGATCGAGAAGCGGTGGAAGACCATCGATTCCCAATGGCTGCCTTCCGATTCATCTTTCTGGACGTGATCCATGCCATTCTCAACCGTGTCTATTACAACGACCATGCCTCGATGGGGAACCCCCGTGAAAACGACGGAGCGATAGAAACACCTGGCCCTTCTGCTTCTGGCCACTCAAGTGAGGTCCAAGTTCCATCGGGGCCCCTTCCATCCACAGTGACGGCCGCAGGGTATGGCTGCCAGGCCCCATACACTGCAGGTCGGGCCCGAAGCCTGCCAGAAATTATCTCAACGTTTCCGGAGCTGGAGGAGCCTCCAGACTTCGAGGACGAAGCAGATCATTACCTGCCAGAGCCACATCTTTGCATGAGAGAGCCAGCAGTTGGGGCAGCAGCCAAGGAGCAAGCAGGAGAAGAGATGGCAGCACAGGCGGCGACAACAGAAGAGCCAAAAAGGGAAGTCATCGAGCAAGCCATGACCTCAGAGGGTAAGGAAACAAGCTCTAGGGGCCTAGATGAGGAGATTGGTGCTGGGCAGCGGTTGGGAGGCAGGAAATAA